From a single Arachis hypogaea cultivar Tifrunner chromosome 3, arahy.Tifrunner.gnm2.J5K5, whole genome shotgun sequence genomic region:
- the LOC112790287 gene encoding uncharacterized protein, with product MYEKIEAHISQKLMELTVNSPLDALGVVFGKEHPGRVRGLGMGAVPTIAFKNNTTRISQMNLGSSNDVGTSSTCGPNVQEELDTVKAQLQALVSYIASKEGGKIPIQLAGMFPTQQVSQGLDQESEIPTPKELGSRSSGASNKEA from the exons atgtatgaGAAGATTGAAGCACATATCAGCCAAAAACTGATGGAATTAACTGTTAATTCTCCTCTTGATGCTCTTGGAGTAGTTTTTGGGAAAGAGCACCCTGGCCGTGTTCGAGGTTTAGGTATGGGAGCTGTTCCAACAATTGCTTTCAAGAACAACACCACAAGGATTAGTCAAATGAATTTAGGTTCTTCAAATGATGTTGGCACATCATCTACTTGTGGTCCAAATGTGCAAGAAGAGTTGGATACCGTTAAAGCGCAATTGCAAGCGCTAGTATCCTATATTGCTTCTAAGGAAGGAGGTAAAATTCCAATACAATTGGCTGGAATGTTCCCTACTCAACAAGTTTCACAG ggaTTGGATCAGGAGAGTGAGATTCCAACACCAAAAGAGTTAGGAAGTAGGTcttctggagcaagcaataaggaAGCATGA